In a genomic window of Chryseobacterium sp. G0162:
- a CDS encoding tetratricopeptide repeat protein translates to MMICVISISLLLYMVSCSTDPQDKEKEAFDVALINKSSDLQLSGEYEALIELNIEYLKKATKMGYKEGIGLCYLNMAEVNVSAGNYENALFFFNKAKKDLENSPNSFHKAAFYDDYSQYYSHLKLYDKAIACNNKAFLYLKEAKDSELKKKLFSRLFINKGIQYAWKGWYGTSLKSFLKGNELENSAYSNCMVAQYYLFRHQPDSAGVYIIRSEEKMFSQKTSDAESLWVYYTMGYYYNEINNNDQAEKALKKALEINIKTRRTYSSHINNVYKSLAELYKKKDDGGKAYYYLKKYMEEEGRLDVARLNTMNKATESFISEMKPETDWHRSDLPLAIALSITILTVSGIFVQKTIQSQKLKKKALKEETEELKNHVKIKMLEDVNELARRNDSSFLMKFKELYPDFINTLLKINPDLENSELSFCAMLKLHFSSKEIADYTFVQHRSVQQKKYRIRKRLNIPGEEDIYDFFDKIGN, encoded by the coding sequence ATGATGATTTGTGTTATAAGCATAAGTCTGCTGTTGTATATGGTTTCCTGTAGTACAGATCCGCAGGATAAAGAGAAGGAAGCCTTTGATGTGGCTTTGATCAATAAAAGTTCAGATCTGCAGCTTTCCGGAGAATATGAAGCACTTATTGAACTCAATATTGAATATTTGAAAAAGGCCACCAAAATGGGGTATAAAGAAGGAATAGGCCTTTGTTACCTTAATATGGCAGAGGTAAATGTATCTGCAGGAAACTATGAAAATGCACTGTTTTTTTTTAATAAAGCGAAAAAAGACCTGGAAAATTCCCCCAATAGTTTCCATAAAGCTGCATTTTATGATGATTATAGCCAATATTATTCTCATCTTAAATTATATGATAAAGCTATAGCATGTAATAACAAAGCATTCTTATACCTGAAAGAAGCAAAGGATTCTGAGCTTAAAAAAAAGCTTTTTTCCAGACTATTCATCAATAAAGGGATTCAATATGCATGGAAAGGCTGGTATGGAACATCACTGAAATCTTTTCTGAAAGGGAATGAATTAGAAAACTCAGCATATAGCAACTGTATGGTAGCCCAGTATTATCTGTTCAGACATCAGCCGGATTCTGCAGGAGTCTATATTATAAGGTCAGAAGAAAAGATGTTCAGTCAAAAAACAAGCGATGCAGAATCTCTCTGGGTATACTATACCATGGGATATTATTATAATGAAATTAATAATAATGACCAGGCAGAAAAAGCGCTTAAAAAAGCACTGGAAATTAATATAAAAACAAGACGTACTTATTCTTCGCATATCAATAATGTGTACAAATCTCTCGCAGAACTTTATAAAAAGAAAGATGATGGCGGTAAAGCTTATTATTACCTTAAAAAATATATGGAAGAGGAGGGACGTCTGGATGTAGCCCGATTAAATACCATGAATAAAGCAACAGAAAGCTTCATCTCTGAAATGAAGCCGGAAACCGACTGGCATAGAAGTGATTTACCTTTAGCCATTGCCTTATCCATCACGATACTTACAGTCTCAGGAATATTTGTTCAGAAAACTATTCAGTCTCAGAAGTTAAAAAAGAAAGCTTTAAAGGAAGAAACCGAGGAATTGAAAAACCATGTTAAAATAAAAATGCTGGAAGATGTTAATGAGCTTGCCAGAAGAAATGATTCCTCATTTCTGATGAAGTTTAAAGAACTGTATCCGGATTTTATAAACACCCTTTTAAAGATCAATCCAGATCTTGAGAATTCTGAACTGTCATTTTGTGCCATGCTGAAACTTCATTTTTCATCTAAAGAAATTGCAGATTATACCTTTGTTCAACACAGATCTGTTCAACAAAAAAAATACAGGATTAGGAAAAGACTGAATATTCCGGGAGAAGAAGATATTTATGATTTTTTCGATAAAATAGGTAATTAA